Proteins encoded together in one Lachnospiraceae bacterium JLR.KK008 window:
- a CDS encoding zinc ribbon domain-containing protein, giving the protein MVKCPECGMETSRKAKKCVHCGKVFVEDQPPMGICVDCGREVPSGATECPHCGCPVEEEKEKVAALQQVEVAGVKVTKKTKNMIVMAAIILVLCVVGCGGL; this is encoded by the coding sequence TTGGTTAAGTGTCCTGAATGTGGGATGGAAACCTCAAGAAAAGCTAAAAAATGTGTGCATTGTGGGAAAGTGTTTGTAGAGGATCAACCCCCAATGGGAATATGCGTCGATTGTGGTAGAGAAGTTCCCAGTGGTGCTACAGAATGTCCACATTGTGGTTGTCCGGTTGAAGAGGAGAAAGAAAAAGTTGCGGCATTACAACAAGTGGAAGTTGCTGGTGTAAAAGTAACAAAGAAGACAAAAAATATGATTGTAATGGCAGCTATCATACTTGTTTTGTGTGTCGTTGGTTGTGGGGGGTTATAA
- a CDS encoding RNA-binding domain-containing protein: MNFGMETELIEFKKTTGELKEGIISLASMLNKNGKGTLYFGVRNDGKILGQQIGDRTLREISQGIANAIKPQIIPTIIMELCDDKNVIKVTVEGDEKPYSAYGKYYMRSADEDREISPQQLRNLMLSVSDSIVNIEANNQELSFEQLKTLYAGNNLTLRENTFEQNLNLLTRDGTYNLMAAILADINSYSIKVAVFHGTDKTNLIKRNEYGYKCMLVAVKQVLDYMEALNDTIVDVGSSLRKESRLFDFPCFREAWLNACLHNRWSRQTPPAVYMFEDRIEVISVGGLPEGLTLEEFYEGKSKPVNLELQQIMVQLDYIEQTGHGVPLIISRYGKEVFDITENFITVTIPLNKDRVMGSDLQKKKGVVLNECDKKILSWMKENSNITVHELSGQIGVGVTTITKHIRVLREKGIIKRIGSKKNGQWVIEEETL, translated from the coding sequence GTGAATTTCGGTATGGAAACTGAGCTGATTGAGTTTAAAAAAACGACTGGAGAATTGAAAGAAGGCATTATTTCATTGGCTTCTATGTTGAATAAAAATGGAAAAGGTACATTGTATTTTGGAGTTAGAAATGATGGTAAGATCTTAGGCCAGCAAATTGGTGATCGTACATTGCGAGAAATATCTCAGGGAATTGCGAATGCGATTAAACCGCAGATTATTCCGACTATTATTATGGAATTATGTGATGATAAAAATGTAATTAAAGTTACTGTAGAAGGAGATGAAAAACCTTATTCAGCCTATGGAAAGTATTATATGAGATCGGCGGATGAGGACAGGGAAATATCGCCACAGCAATTACGCAATCTGATGCTTAGTGTATCAGATTCTATAGTAAATATTGAAGCAAATAATCAAGAGTTGAGTTTTGAGCAACTAAAGACGTTATACGCCGGAAATAATCTTACGCTTCGGGAGAATACGTTTGAGCAAAATCTAAATCTTTTAACACGTGACGGAACTTACAACTTAATGGCGGCTATTCTGGCAGACATTAACAGTTATTCAATTAAAGTTGCGGTATTTCATGGGACAGATAAGACAAATCTGATTAAACGGAATGAATATGGTTATAAATGCATGCTTGTAGCTGTGAAGCAGGTGTTAGACTATATGGAGGCGTTAAATGATACGATAGTGGATGTAGGAAGCAGTCTTAGAAAGGAGAGCAGACTGTTTGATTTCCCATGTTTTAGAGAGGCATGGTTAAACGCTTGTCTGCACAATCGCTGGTCGAGACAGACGCCGCCGGCTGTGTATATGTTTGAAGATCGCATTGAGGTCATATCAGTGGGAGGATTACCAGAGGGACTTACATTGGAGGAATTTTATGAGGGAAAAAGTAAGCCTGTGAATCTTGAACTTCAGCAGATTATGGTGCAGCTGGATTATATAGAACAGACTGGGCATGGAGTTCCTTTGATCATATCTCGATATGGGAAAGAAGTGTTTGATATTACGGAAAATTTTATTACGGTAACAATTCCGCTAAACAAAGATAGAGTAATGGGAAGCGATTTACAAAAGAAGAAGGGGGTTGTATTGAATGAATGCGATAAGAAAATATTAAGTTGGATGAAAGAGAACAGTAATATTACAGTGCATGAACTTAGCGGACAAATAGGGGTTGGAGTGACAACGATTACGAAGCATATTCGTGTTTTAAGAGAAAAAGGCATTATAAAAAGAATAGGTTCTAAGAAAAATGGACAATGGGTAATTGAAGAAGAAACCTTATAG
- a CDS encoding ATP-binding protein produces MFVENKTTEFKREYVEDIKNTIVAFANCDGGTLCIGVNDDGTACGVDDVDDTMLHVTNAVRDAVWPDITMFVECRNDVMDEKAIV; encoded by the coding sequence ATGTTCGTAGAAAACAAGACAACTGAATTCAAGCGAGAATATGTGGAAGATATTAAAAATACGATTGTTGCCTTTGCAAACTGTGATGGCGGTACACTTTGTATCGGAGTGAACGACGATGGAACAGCTTGCGGTGTCGATGATGTTGATGATACTATGTTACATGTAACCAATGCAGTTAGGGATGCTGTGTGGCCAGATATTACTATGTTTGTGGAATGCCGCAATGATGTAATGGACGAAAAGGCAATTGTATGA
- a CDS encoding PLDc N-terminal domain-containing protein, with product MNALLEILPLLIPVLVLDAVLAVVAALHVLRHPHYRFGSKVFWLVVVVVFLLMGPITYFVIGRGEEQ from the coding sequence ATGAACGCTTTATTGGAAATACTGCCGCTGCTCATTCCAGTTTTAGTGCTGGATGCTGTTCTTGCTGTGGTTGCGGCGCTTCATGTGTTGCGGCATCCGCATTATCGGTTTGGCAGCAAGGTGTTTTGGCTGGTCGTGGTTGTTGTGTTCCTACTCATGGGCCCGATCACTTACTTTGTTATTGGGAGGGGCGAGGAACAATGA
- the argS gene encoding arginine--tRNA ligase — protein sequence MEKILDLISKEVRAAFAAAGYDESLGKVTVSNRPDLCEYQCNGAMAGAKQYKKAPLLIAQDVAGRLSDSSVFAMADAVAPGFLNLKITERFLKEYMQGMRMAPKFGLEESAKKETIVIDYGGPNVAKPLHVGHLRSAIIGESVKRIARYMGHEVIGDIHLGDWGLQMGLIITELKERRPEAVYFDESYTGEYPPEAPFTISELEEIYPTASARSKEDAAYKEKAMEATYKLQSGVRGYRALWQKIIEVSVADLKKNYEKLNVTFDLWKGESDVHDRIPGMVASMKEKGYAHESEGALVVDVREETDTKEIPPCMILKSDGASLYNTTDLATIMERMEQIGPGAIIYVVDKRQELYFEQVFRCARKTGLVTPQTRLQFLGFGTMNGKDGKPFKTREGGVMRLEHLLHDIDEEMYRRIRESESMRAIEHEEAERTARQVALAAVKYGDLSNQASKDYIFDIEKFSSSEGDTGPYILYTIARIKSILRKYEEQGGNLQEALLREAAGASEKALMMELTGFGAMMEAAYNELAPHKICAFIYSLANAFNHFYHETKILTEEDGEKKAGWIALLLLTRDVLETCIDLLGFCAPERM from the coding sequence ATGGAAAAGATTCTTGATTTGATTTCAAAAGAAGTAAGGGCGGCGTTTGCCGCCGCTGGCTACGACGAGTCGCTGGGAAAGGTGACAGTCTCCAACCGGCCGGACTTATGTGAGTACCAGTGCAATGGAGCTATGGCGGGGGCGAAGCAGTATAAGAAAGCGCCGCTTTTGATCGCACAGGATGTAGCCGGGCGACTGTCGGACAGCAGTGTATTTGCCATGGCGGATGCGGTGGCGCCGGGATTTCTCAATCTGAAGATTACGGAGCGGTTTCTCAAAGAGTATATGCAGGGAATGCGCATGGCGCCGAAGTTCGGGCTGGAAGAGTCCGCCAAAAAGGAAACAATCGTTATTGACTATGGCGGGCCCAATGTCGCGAAGCCGCTCCATGTCGGCCATCTGCGCTCCGCCATTATCGGCGAGAGCGTGAAACGGATCGCCAGATATATGGGACATGAGGTGATCGGGGATATTCATCTGGGAGACTGGGGCCTGCAGATGGGCCTGATTATTACCGAACTGAAAGAGCGGAGGCCGGAAGCGGTTTATTTCGACGAATCTTATACCGGAGAATATCCGCCGGAGGCGCCGTTTACAATCTCGGAGCTGGAGGAGATCTATCCCACGGCCAGCGCCAGATCCAAGGAAGATGCCGCCTATAAGGAAAAGGCAATGGAAGCCACTTATAAACTGCAGAGCGGTGTCAGAGGATACCGGGCGCTCTGGCAGAAGATTATCGAAGTGTCGGTCGCAGATCTGAAGAAAAACTATGAAAAACTAAACGTGACCTTTGATCTCTGGAAAGGAGAGTCCGATGTCCATGACCGCATTCCCGGCATGGTCGCATCCATGAAGGAAAAGGGCTATGCCCATGAGAGTGAAGGGGCGCTCGTCGTGGATGTCAGGGAGGAGACAGATACAAAAGAGATTCCGCCCTGCATGATTTTGAAGTCGGACGGCGCTTCCCTCTATAATACGACAGACCTTGCTACGATCATGGAACGGATGGAACAAATCGGTCCCGGCGCGATCATTTATGTTGTGGACAAACGGCAGGAACTCTATTTCGAACAGGTGTTCCGGTGTGCGAGAAAAACCGGACTTGTGACACCACAGACGCGGCTGCAGTTTCTTGGCTTTGGCACGATGAATGGGAAAGATGGCAAGCCTTTTAAGACAAGGGAAGGCGGTGTCATGCGTCTGGAACATCTGCTTCACGACATCGATGAAGAGATGTACCGGAGGATCCGTGAAAGTGAATCGATGCGCGCCATTGAGCACGAGGAGGCAGAGCGGACGGCCAGACAGGTGGCGCTTGCCGCGGTCAAATATGGGGATCTGTCCAATCAGGCGTCCAAAGATTATATTTTTGACATTGAAAAATTCAGTTCTTCCGAGGGGGATACGGGCCCTTATATTTTGTATACGATCGCCCGCATCAAGTCGATTCTGCGCAAGTATGAGGAACAGGGGGGAAACTTGCAGGAAGCCTTGCTGCGGGAGGCGGCCGGTGCGTCCGAGAAAGCGCTGATGATGGAGCTGACTGGCTTTGGGGCTATGATGGAAGCGGCTTACAATGAGCTTGCGCCGCATAAGATCTGTGCGTTTATTTACAGCCTGGCGAATGCCTTTAACCACTTTTATCATGAGACAAAGATATTGACGGAGGAGGACGGGGAAAAGAAAGCGGGATGGATCGCCTTACTGCTGTTGACGAGAGATGTGCTGGAGACATGTATTGACCTGCTCGGCTTCTGCGCGCCGGAACGGATGTAG
- a CDS encoding recombinase family protein, translating to MFFSRSLLSKKARLMFEMYAEPSTSFGDIARYFAENNILIYGKELKRGFISQLLRNPIYAQADLKLYEFFKGQGAVVVNDAADFAGTNGCYLYQGRDVQERKNKDLRGQILVLAPSEGIVPADTWLRCRKKLLANITFQGGRKARNTWLAGKIKCGRCRYALMSVSNPAGTQYLRCSKRADNKSCEDCGTLRTAEFEQFVYGEMVKKLSEFQTLTAKTETVNPRLTALNVELAQVEAEIEKLLNTLTGANAVLLSYANGKIEELDANRQRLIKEIAALNAETISPQKIEFLSAHLENWNTIDFEDRRQVTDIILSQVQAASDRVSFERKI from the coding sequence ATGTTCTTTTCTCGTAGTCTGTTGTCAAAAAAAGCCCGCCTGATGTTTGAGATGTACGCCGAGCCGTCCACGTCGTTCGGGGATATTGCCCGGTACTTTGCTGAAAACAATATCCTGATTTACGGCAAGGAATTGAAACGGGGATTTATCTCTCAGTTGCTCCGCAACCCGATTTACGCCCAGGCCGACCTGAAGCTGTACGAATTTTTCAAGGGTCAGGGTGCGGTGGTGGTCAACGACGCGGCGGACTTCGCCGGGACAAACGGCTGCTATCTCTACCAGGGCCGGGACGTGCAGGAGCGAAAAAACAAGGACCTGCGCGGACAGATCCTTGTGCTGGCCCCCAGCGAGGGCATTGTCCCCGCTGATACTTGGTTACGTTGCAGAAAGAAGCTGCTGGCAAATATCACGTTCCAGGGAGGACGCAAGGCCCGGAATACCTGGCTGGCCGGAAAAATCAAATGTGGGCGCTGCAGGTATGCCCTTATGAGCGTGAGCAACCCGGCAGGGACGCAGTATCTTCGGTGCTCCAAGAGGGCGGACAACAAAAGCTGTGAGGACTGCGGGACGCTTCGGACGGCGGAGTTTGAGCAATTTGTCTATGGGGAGATGGTGAAGAAGCTCTCCGAATTTCAAACCCTGACCGCCAAGACCGAGACAGTCAACCCCAGGCTGACCGCTCTAAATGTGGAGCTTGCCCAGGTGGAGGCCGAAATCGAAAAACTGCTGAACACCCTGACCGGGGCCAATGCGGTTCTGCTGTCCTATGCCAACGGGAAAATCGAGGAGCTGGACGCAAACCGCCAACGGTTGATAAAGGAAATCGCGGCGCTGAACGCGGAAACAATCTCCCCACAGAAAATTGAGTTTCTGTCTGCCCATCTGGAGAACTGGAACACGATTGACTTTGAGGACCGACGGCAGGTGACGGACATCATTCTCTCCCAGGTCCAGGCCGCCAGCGACCGCGTTTCGTTTGAGCGGAAAATCTGA
- a CDS encoding virulence RhuM family protein, which yields MVKKIQIRNSTMDFLVFTKQNGEDGIEVRVHDEDVWLTQKSMARLFDCSTDNIGLHLKNIFASGELEAEAVTEESSATASDGKKYRMKFYNLDAIISVGYRINSIRATQFRQWATKVLKTFAIQGYVLDKRRLENGQIFDEEYFEHLLDEIREIRASERKFYQKITDIYATAVDYSPTAATSEDFFAMVQNKLHYAIHHHTAAEVIVERADHRKEHMGLITWKNAPMGKIVKSDVSIAKNYLTKVEMQELNQFVTMYLDYAERQARRQIPMTMEDWAKRLDVFLEFNEEEILRDKGKVSAEIAKSFAESEFEKYRVIQDGLYQSDFDKLLFGIGESGKENSKAT from the coding sequence ATGGTCAAAAAGATACAGATCAGAAATAGTACTATGGATTTTCTTGTGTTTACCAAACAGAATGGGGAGGACGGCATTGAGGTCAGAGTTCATGATGAAGATGTATGGTTGACACAAAAGAGTATGGCGAGGCTTTTTGATTGCTCAACGGACAATATTGGTTTACATTTGAAAAATATTTTTGCCAGCGGAGAGTTAGAGGCAGAAGCAGTTACCGAGGAATCCTCGGCAACTGCTTCTGATGGCAAAAAATATAGGATGAAATTTTATAATCTTGACGCGATTATCTCAGTGGGCTATCGAATTAATTCCATTCGGGCAACCCAGTTCAGGCAGTGGGCAACAAAGGTATTAAAGACCTTTGCGATTCAGGGTTATGTGTTGGATAAAAGACGGCTTGAAAATGGGCAGATATTTGATGAGGAATATTTTGAGCATTTACTTGATGAGATCAGGGAAATTCGTGCAAGTGAGAGAAAATTTTATCAAAAGATAACCGATATCTATGCAACGGCAGTGGATTATTCTCCTACAGCGGCTACATCTGAGGATTTCTTTGCTATGGTTCAGAATAAGTTGCATTATGCAATTCATCATCATACGGCTGCAGAGGTGATCGTAGAGCGTGCAGACCATAGAAAAGAACATATGGGGTTGATTACTTGGAAAAATGCTCCAATGGGTAAGATCGTTAAATCGGATGTCAGTATTGCAAAGAATTATTTGACAAAAGTGGAAATGCAGGAGCTAAATCAGTTTGTCACTATGTATTTGGATTATGCGGAAAGACAGGCAAGACGACAGATTCCTATGACTATGGAAGATTGGGCGAAAAGACTGGATGTATTTTTGGAGTTTAATGAGGAAGAAATATTGAGGGATAAGGGTAAAGTATCAGCTGAAATTGCTAAAAGCTTTGCTGAGAGTGAGTTTGAAAAATATAGAGTTATTCAGGATGGACTGTATCAAAGCGATTTTGATAAGTTATTATTTGGGATTGGTGAAAGTGGGAAAGAAAACTCGAAAGCAACTTGA
- a CDS encoding SPFH domain-containing protein, with the protein MAIGLSIAKIIKYEGPGDVLVWKHPEEDFNTASQLIVHESQEAVLFKNGQALDRFGPGRYTLETNNIPLLRRVISIPTGGRTPFHCEIYFINKADVLNVLWGTSQPLPIQDPVYHIILPVRANGQFTLRVTDSSMLLKKLVGTTRDMSKARVIELFRGMLMTKVKSLIADLMTAQKVSFLDVHSRLNQISDQIRLQVSPMYEEYGMRIAHFFVNSITVPDNDPGYVKIRTALASAKEKELLARGARAEMDILGYSYQEKRTFDVLDKAAQNEGAGAGIVGAGIGMGLGVNVGGMVGSAMGSAMSNIAGNSAIPGAALTGPGMGADTVKCLSCGTMIPQGAKFCFECGTKIWQNCPKCGTKLNGIVKFCPECGKRLYREEQTK; encoded by the coding sequence ATGGCAATCGGATTGAGTATAGCAAAAATCATTAAGTATGAGGGGCCGGGAGACGTTCTCGTCTGGAAACACCCGGAGGAGGACTTTAACACGGCGAGCCAGCTTATCGTACATGAGTCTCAGGAGGCTGTGCTGTTTAAGAACGGGCAGGCTCTGGACCGGTTCGGGCCGGGACGGTATACGCTGGAGACGAACAATATTCCGCTTCTGCGGCGGGTGATCAGCATTCCCACAGGCGGGAGGACGCCGTTTCACTGTGAAATCTATTTTATCAACAAAGCAGATGTTCTGAATGTCTTATGGGGGACGTCACAGCCGTTACCGATTCAGGACCCTGTTTATCACATTATTCTGCCGGTACGGGCGAACGGCCAGTTTACACTGCGTGTCACGGACAGCAGTATGCTGTTGAAAAAGCTGGTCGGCACGACGAGAGACATGTCGAAAGCCAGAGTGATTGAATTGTTCCGGGGGATGCTGATGACGAAGGTGAAAAGCCTGATTGCCGATCTGATGACAGCGCAGAAAGTGAGCTTTCTCGATGTTCACAGCCGCCTGAACCAGATCTCTGATCAGATCAGGCTGCAGGTGTCACCGATGTATGAAGAATATGGCATGAGAATCGCCCATTTCTTTGTCAATTCCATAACCGTACCGGATAACGATCCTGGGTATGTGAAGATTCGCACGGCGCTTGCGTCGGCCAAGGAAAAGGAGCTGCTCGCAAGAGGAGCCAGAGCCGAGATGGATATTCTCGGGTACAGCTATCAGGAAAAGAGGACTTTTGACGTGCTTGATAAGGCGGCGCAGAATGAAGGCGCCGGAGCAGGCATTGTGGGCGCTGGTATCGGTATGGGCCTTGGCGTCAATGTAGGTGGTATGGTAGGCAGCGCAATGGGCAGCGCGATGAGCAATATCGCCGGTAATTCTGCCATTCCAGGCGCCGCACTAACAGGGCCGGGGATGGGCGCGGATACGGTCAAATGTCTTTCCTGTGGGACGATGATCCCGCAGGGGGCGAAGTTTTGCTTCGAATGTGGTACAAAGATATGGCAGAACTGTCCGAAATGTGGTACGAAATTGAACGGAATCGTGAAGTTCTGTCCGGAATGTGGCAAGAGATTATATCGGGAGGAGCAGACAAAATGA
- a CDS encoding ABC transporter permease subunit, with protein MNGYVAFLKKELTENMKNYRFLILFAVFLIFGLTSPFLAKFMPEILSAVAADMQMGSAPVALDAWEQFYKNISGVGFSAFIILFGSCMSGEYSKGTLVLLVTKGLPRSAVIFAKYTVAAILMTVCYWTGFLATYSYTAYLWPGTMLSNVFTAAFYLWLIGFLYLSILLLGCVVFKQTFTSILFTGGIVAIISLLGIVEPLAKFNPFLLTSKNVELISGITSVSEFLMPTVISIAITIIDLWIATILFDGKQL; from the coding sequence ATGAACGGCTATGTTGCCTTTTTGAAGAAGGAACTAACTGAGAACATGAAAAACTACCGCTTTCTTATCCTGTTCGCTGTCTTTCTGATTTTTGGGCTGACCAGTCCTTTCCTTGCCAAGTTTATGCCGGAGATCCTCTCTGCGGTGGCGGCGGATATGCAGATGGGGTCGGCCCCTGTTGCTTTGGATGCGTGGGAGCAGTTTTATAAGAACATCTCCGGCGTTGGGTTCAGCGCGTTTATTATCCTGTTTGGCAGTTGTATGTCTGGTGAATATTCCAAGGGGACTTTGGTACTGCTGGTAACAAAGGGCCTGCCCCGCTCGGCGGTTATCTTCGCAAAATATACTGTGGCGGCAATTCTTATGACCGTCTGCTACTGGACCGGATTCCTTGCGACCTACTCCTACACAGCTTATTTATGGCCGGGTACAATGCTTTCCAATGTCTTTACTGCCGCGTTTTATCTGTGGCTGATCGGTTTCCTGTACCTGAGTATTCTGCTCCTTGGCTGTGTTGTTTTCAAGCAGACTTTCACCAGTATCCTTTTTACCGGCGGTATCGTGGCGATCATATCCCTGCTGGGGATTGTCGAACCGCTGGCTAAATTCAATCCGTTCCTTTTGACCTCAAAGAACGTGGAGCTGATCTCCGGCATAACTTCTGTATCGGAATTTTTAATGCCAACCGTCATTTCTATTGCTATTACAATCATAGACCTTTGGATTGCAACGATACTTTTTGATGGGAAACAGCTTTGA
- a CDS encoding ABC transporter ATP-binding protein produces the protein MNALTMQGLSKAFGGQKIIDNLNMAVPEGSVFGFIGQNGAGKTTTMKMVLGLLRPDQGEITVCNETVHFGQTKTNQYIGYLPDVPEFYDYMTPIRYLALCGEIIGLSKAETYQRGEELLSLVGLGNVKKTIGGFSRGMKQRLGIAQALLTRPKLLICDEPTSALDPVGRKEILDILRKISGTTTVLFSTHILSDVERICDHAALLNQGKIVVGGTLSEIKALHGHESLLLEFSGDDALHTFKSQEAIQPLLNTAEEKGKEIILHSQEMEKVQHTVFRILAETALCPIKIEIMEPSLESLFLEVIQ, from the coding sequence ATGAATGCACTGACAATGCAGGGCTTGTCAAAAGCTTTCGGCGGACAGAAGATCATTGACAATTTGAATATGGCCGTACCGGAGGGAAGTGTTTTCGGTTTCATCGGCCAAAACGGAGCCGGAAAAACAACGACCATGAAAATGGTACTCGGTTTGCTGCGGCCCGATCAGGGTGAGATTACTGTCTGTAATGAGACTGTTCACTTTGGGCAGACGAAAACAAATCAGTATATCGGCTATTTGCCGGATGTCCCGGAGTTTTACGATTACATGACCCCGATCAGATACCTTGCGTTATGTGGAGAGATCATTGGACTGTCAAAGGCGGAAACATATCAAAGGGGTGAGGAACTTCTTTCTCTGGTGGGACTGGGAAACGTCAAAAAGACGATTGGCGGCTTTTCGCGTGGTATGAAACAGCGGCTTGGAATCGCACAGGCTTTACTCACCCGGCCCAAGCTGTTGATTTGTGACGAGCCGACCAGCGCCCTTGACCCAGTGGGCAGAAAAGAAATTCTGGATATTCTTCGCAAAATCAGTGGCACAACAACGGTCTTGTTTTCCACACACATTTTGTCTGATGTGGAGCGAATCTGCGACCATGCAGCCCTGCTCAACCAGGGAAAGATCGTTGTCGGGGGAACGCTTTCGGAAATAAAAGCCCTTCATGGTCACGAAAGTCTACTTCTGGAATTTTCTGGGGATGATGCCTTGCATACCTTCAAAAGTCAGGAGGCAATACAGCCCTTGCTGAACACGGCGGAAGAAAAAGGGAAAGAAATCATATTACACAGTCAGGAGATGGAAAAAGTTCAGCATACGGTATTCCGCATTTTGGCGGAGACGGCACTTTGCCCCATCAAAATTGAGATTATGGAGCCGTCTCTTGAGAGCCTGTTTTTGGAGGTGATACAATGA
- a CDS encoding DUF1998 domain-containing protein codes for MLNAISSQIGIHEWGFAGSTWRQFDFGISSEKLKISNSLSKDIDGKEMYQSYKNGEFVQIYFPSDRKFEISKSRTVETVDISAVKKPTEKMNYIFGQLLIYLYFEKLIKRPYHSKFARNGCRHVNVENVNLGYDFITDMLVMEFALDSTRIDTRRNDNPWLNRAALSLAEAIRLAASKALNIEFMELVTGYRLRENAKGFFVDIYLYDSLSSGAGYADSVSEEIEWLLDEVKYFCKAVIAAVPVINV; via the coding sequence TTGCTTAATGCAATTAGCAGTCAAATAGGGATTCATGAGTGGGGATTTGCAGGTTCAACATGGAGACAATTTGATTTTGGCATTTCTTCAGAAAAACTAAAAATAAGTAATAGTTTATCAAAAGATATTGATGGTAAAGAAATGTATCAATCGTATAAAAATGGGGAGTTTGTGCAGATATATTTTCCTTCTGATAGAAAATTTGAAATAAGTAAATCAAGGACAGTTGAGACTGTAGATATAAGTGCAGTAAAGAAGCCCACAGAAAAAATGAATTATATATTTGGACAGTTATTGATATATTTATATTTTGAAAAATTGATAAAGCGGCCATATCATTCAAAATTTGCCCGAAATGGATGTCGGCATGTAAATGTGGAGAATGTAAATCTGGGTTATGATTTTATAACGGACATGTTGGTGATGGAATTTGCTCTGGACAGTACACGGATTGATACTAGGCGAAATGATAATCCATGGCTTAACCGGGCAGCGCTATCGTTGGCAGAAGCCATTCGTCTGGCAGCGAGTAAAGCCTTGAATATTGAGTTTATGGAGCTGGTTACAGGATATCGGTTAAGGGAGAATGCGAAGGGATTTTTTGTGGATATTTATTTATATGACAGCCTTTCTAGTGGCGCGGGATATGCGGACAGTGTATCAGAAGAAATAGAATGGCTATTAGATGAAGTTAAATACTTCTGCAAAGCTGTGATTGCGGCAGTTCCTGTTATAAATGTCTGA
- a CDS encoding helix-turn-helix domain-containing protein: MDKQHLNLKIMECVSNPIKCRLLIEILKSGETTAKLLAEKCMDIPQTTLYRNLKRMTEDGVLKVVSETQVRGTVEKTYAATFDLNDTNTMIGENSGKMYMQMFLQYILTFAKQFQTYCDAPGIDIKNDKSGFSLSYVYLTDEELENTAAAISKTLTPLQNNKPAPGRKLRTIGVIISPEQHNTK; the protein is encoded by the coding sequence ATGGATAAGCAACACCTGAATCTTAAAATTATGGAATGTGTTTCAAATCCAATCAAGTGCCGGTTGCTGATCGAGATACTGAAAAGCGGGGAGACAACTGCAAAACTACTTGCTGAAAAGTGTATGGATATTCCTCAAACCACACTATATCGAAACTTAAAGCGTATGACCGAAGATGGAGTTCTCAAAGTGGTAAGTGAAACACAGGTTAGAGGAACCGTTGAAAAGACGTATGCTGCGACCTTTGATCTGAACGACACCAATACGATGATTGGTGAGAACTCCGGAAAAATGTATATGCAGATGTTTTTGCAGTACATTTTGACCTTTGCGAAACAATTCCAGACTTATTGTGATGCTCCAGGTATTGATATTAAAAATGACAAATCAGGCTTTTCGCTGTCCTATGTTTATCTCACAGATGAAGAACTGGAAAATACTGCTGCCGCCATTTCCAAAACTTTGACCCCGCTCCAAAATAATAAGCCTGCTCCTGGTCGGAAATTGCGGACAATCGGAGTGATTATTTCTCCAGAGCAGCACAATACGAAGTAA